In the Thermococcus sp. MAR1 genome, one interval contains:
- a CDS encoding adenylosuccinate synthetase has translation MPSYIVVGGQWGDEGKGSIIAYLALKDEPEVIARGGVGTNAGHSVFINGKKYAVRQLPTGFMQTRARLLVGAGVLVDPEVFSHELQHLRDFNVAGRVGIDYRCSIIEEEHKKLDRSNSHLHDKIGTTGSGCGPANADRVMRRARLAKEVPELEPYLTDVAQEINDALDEGKLVLVEGTQGFGLSLYYGTYPYVTSKDTTASAIASDVGIGPTRVDDVIVVFKSFPTRVGAGPFPTEMDQDEAEKLGLVEYGTVTGRRRRVGWFDFEFARYSARLNGATMIALTMLDKYDKDAFGVTDYEELPKKAREFVEEIEERVGVPVGLIKTGPELEHIIDRRDVI, from the coding sequence ATGCCGAGCTACATCGTTGTTGGCGGTCAATGGGGGGACGAGGGCAAGGGTTCCATCATAGCGTACCTTGCCCTGAAAGACGAGCCTGAGGTCATAGCGCGCGGCGGCGTTGGGACGAACGCTGGCCACAGCGTTTTTATCAATGGTAAGAAGTACGCGGTTAGACAGCTTCCGACGGGTTTCATGCAGACGAGGGCCAGGCTTCTCGTCGGAGCGGGCGTTCTGGTGGACCCGGAGGTTTTCTCCCACGAGCTCCAGCACCTCAGGGACTTCAACGTCGCCGGGAGGGTCGGCATAGACTACCGCTGTTCCATAATCGAGGAGGAGCACAAGAAGCTCGACAGAAGCAACAGCCACCTCCACGACAAGATAGGAACCACCGGGAGCGGTTGCGGACCAGCTAATGCTGACAGGGTCATGAGGCGGGCGAGGCTTGCAAAGGAAGTCCCAGAGCTTGAGCCATACCTAACGGATGTGGCTCAGGAAATTAACGATGCTCTGGACGAAGGGAAGCTCGTACTCGTCGAGGGGACGCAGGGCTTTGGGCTGAGCCTCTACTATGGAACCTATCCCTACGTGACCTCGAAGGACACTACCGCCTCGGCCATAGCGAGCGACGTCGGGATAGGTCCGACGAGGGTTGACGACGTCATAGTCGTCTTCAAGAGCTTCCCAACGAGGGTTGGAGCTGGACCGTTCCCGACTGAGATGGACCAGGATGAGGCTGAGAAGCTGGGCCTTGTTGAGTACGGAACCGTCACAGGTAGGAGGCGCCGCGTGGGCTGGTTCGACTTTGAGTTTGCCCGCTACTCAGCGAGGCTCAACGGCGCGACGATGATAGCTCTTACGATGCTCGACAAGTACGATAAGGATGCCTTCGGAGTTACCGACTACGAGGAACTGCCGAAGAAGGCCAGGGAGTTCGTTGAAGAAATTGAGGAGCGCGTCGGCGTCCCCGTTGGTCTTATCAAGACGGGGCCGGAGCTGGAGCACATAATTGACAGAAGAGATGTGATATGA
- a CDS encoding alpha/beta hydrolase translates to MDVYRAKFGEPKLGWVVLVHGLGEHSGRYGRLISMLTDAGFAVYAFDWPGHGKSPGKRGHTSIEEAMEIIDGVIDEIGEKPFLFGHSLGGLTVIRYAETRPDKIRGVVASSPALAKSPETPGFMVALAKFLGKIAPGVVLSNGLKPELLSRNPEAVKRYVEDPLVHDRISAKLGRSIFVNMELAHRDAGKIKVPVLLIVGTRDVITPPEGSRKLLEELEVEDKTLKEFEGAYHEIFEDPEWADELHQVIVRWFVEHSTKANEDGANEDYGDGGI, encoded by the coding sequence ATGGATGTTTACAGGGCCAAATTCGGTGAACCAAAGCTCGGCTGGGTCGTTCTTGTCCACGGCTTAGGGGAACACAGCGGAAGGTATGGAAGGCTCATTTCGATGCTCACAGATGCCGGCTTCGCCGTCTATGCCTTCGACTGGCCGGGGCATGGTAAGAGTCCCGGCAAGAGGGGACACACGAGCATCGAGGAGGCGATGGAGATAATCGACGGAGTTATAGATGAAATCGGGGAGAAGCCCTTCCTCTTCGGCCACAGCCTCGGCGGTTTGACCGTCATCAGATACGCCGAGACGCGGCCAGATAAAATACGGGGCGTAGTCGCTTCCTCGCCGGCCCTTGCCAAAAGTCCGGAAACCCCGGGCTTCATGGTGGCATTGGCTAAGTTCCTTGGAAAAATCGCACCGGGAGTTGTCCTCTCCAACGGACTGAAGCCGGAGCTACTCTCCCGGAATCCAGAGGCCGTGAAGCGCTACGTAGAAGACCCGCTCGTTCACGACAGGATTTCGGCCAAGCTGGGGAGGAGCATTTTCGTGAACATGGAGCTTGCCCACAGGGACGCAGGGAAAATAAAGGTTCCCGTGCTGCTAATCGTCGGCACGAGAGACGTGATAACACCGCCCGAGGGCTCAAGGAAACTCCTAGAGGAGCTTGAAGTTGAGGACAAGACGCTAAAGGAGTTCGAGGGGGCCTACCACGAGATATTCGAGGACCCGGAATGGGCAGATGAACTCCATCAAGTTATAGTGAGATGGTTTGTAGAACACTCCACCAAAGCGAATGAAGATGGTGCCAATGAAGATTATGGTGATGGAGGCATATGA
- a CDS encoding ArsA family ATPase — translation MREFFLPKKGYRVVFFIGKGGVGKTTGSAAAAAALAERGYRTLIVSLDPAHNLGDVLMVKLKDKPKKIAENLYASELDMEKLIKTYLKHLEESMKHTYRYLTVINLEKYFEVLSYSPGIEEYATLEAIREILVKGNEWDVIIFDTPPTGLTLRVLALPRISLIWTDKLIEIRKAILDRRAAIANIHGEQEFTVEGEKIKLPTREQDDAVMKELKSYREEVAFVEGVITDPKKTSVVAVMNPEMLPLYETERARESLRKFRVPFNMIVMNKVLELKTEVPELKAKLEAQERVLGEVGRKFKGIDVVRIPVFAEEPRGLERLRTLGGKIVGE, via the coding sequence ATGAGGGAGTTCTTCCTGCCCAAAAAGGGCTACCGCGTCGTCTTTTTCATAGGCAAAGGCGGAGTTGGAAAAACGACGGGTTCGGCGGCGGCCGCTGCGGCGCTCGCGGAAAGGGGCTACCGGACGCTGATAGTGTCGCTCGACCCTGCACACAACCTCGGTGACGTGCTGATGGTGAAGCTGAAAGACAAACCGAAGAAGATAGCCGAGAACCTTTACGCCAGTGAGCTCGACATGGAGAAGCTGATAAAGACATACCTCAAGCACCTGGAGGAGAGCATGAAGCACACCTACCGCTATCTCACGGTCATAAACCTGGAGAAGTACTTCGAGGTCCTGAGCTACTCCCCGGGAATCGAGGAGTACGCCACGCTTGAAGCAATAAGGGAAATACTGGTGAAGGGCAATGAGTGGGACGTAATAATCTTCGATACCCCTCCGACCGGATTAACCCTCCGCGTTCTCGCGCTCCCCAGGATCTCCCTAATCTGGACGGATAAACTCATCGAGATAAGGAAGGCCATCCTTGACAGGCGCGCCGCGATAGCCAACATACACGGGGAGCAGGAGTTCACAGTTGAGGGTGAGAAGATAAAGCTACCCACGAGGGAGCAGGACGACGCCGTGATGAAGGAGCTTAAGTCCTACCGCGAGGAGGTGGCCTTCGTTGAGGGAGTTATAACCGACCCCAAGAAAACGAGCGTCGTGGCGGTGATGAACCCGGAGATGCTGCCCCTTTATGAAACCGAAAGGGCCAGGGAGAGCCTTAGGAAGTTCCGCGTGCCCTTCAACATGATCGTCATGAACAAGGTTCTGGAGCTGAAGACAGAGGTTCCGGAGCTGAAGGCCAAGCTGGAGGCCCAGGAGCGGGTTCTCGGAGAGGTGGGAAGGAAGTTCAAGGGAATTGATGTTGTGAGGATACCGGTCTTCGCGGAGGAACCCCGCGGGCTGGAGCGTCTCAGAACCCTCGGGGGAAAGATAGTTGGAGAGTGA
- a CDS encoding pyruvate/oxaloacetate carboxyltransferase — MGKVEIIDTTFRDAHQSLIATRLTTEDMLAVAEKMDRIGFYSMEVWGGATFDVCIRYLREDPWERLRLLREHIRKTKLQMLLRGQNVVGYRHYPDDVVEKFVELAHRNGIDIFRIFDALNDVRNMEVAIRKAKEVGAEVQGAIAYTTGKVFTLEYYMKKVEELLALDVDVITIKDMAALLTPWKAYELVSEIKERYGVPVNVHTHSTTGMAVATYIKAVEAGADYIDTAISPLAFGTAQPGIQTIWHALPEAVGSHLDRELIHEVSRYLKQLLDEKYSGMLHKEALMVNPYVLKYQVPGGMYSNLISQLKEMKALDRLQEVLEEIPRVREDLGWPPLVTPTSQIVGTQAVLNILFGRYERITEEVKNYIRGLYGRPPGEINPELRAKVLGEEEPITVRPGELLEPALEKCRKELEELGYLEREEDVLTYCLFPQVALEFFRARKEGRMKPEVPPAVQRFKIYVDGVEFEVGVEGVDLSALRYLPHVAGVSTPPSAPKTSPVPAPVAASAPAPVTPAATPAPASEGAVTAPMPGKILRILVKEEDEVKTGQGLLVLEAMKMENEIPAPKDGVVKKILVKEGDTVDTGQALIELE, encoded by the coding sequence ATGGGGAAGGTCGAAATAATAGATACCACCTTTAGAGACGCTCACCAGTCCCTCATAGCCACCAGGCTTACGACCGAAGACATGCTCGCGGTAGCGGAGAAGATGGATAGAATAGGCTTCTACTCCATGGAGGTCTGGGGAGGGGCCACCTTTGACGTCTGCATACGCTATCTTCGCGAGGATCCGTGGGAGAGGCTGAGGCTCCTCAGAGAGCACATCAGAAAAACCAAGCTCCAGATGCTCCTCCGCGGGCAGAACGTCGTCGGCTACAGGCACTACCCCGACGACGTGGTTGAAAAGTTCGTCGAGCTCGCCCACAGAAACGGGATAGACATCTTCAGAATATTCGATGCCCTAAACGACGTCAGGAACATGGAGGTAGCGATAAGGAAGGCGAAGGAAGTTGGAGCCGAGGTTCAGGGTGCGATAGCCTACACGACGGGCAAAGTGTTCACGCTCGAGTACTACATGAAAAAGGTCGAAGAACTCCTGGCGCTCGATGTCGATGTAATAACCATTAAGGACATGGCGGCCCTCCTAACACCCTGGAAGGCCTATGAGCTGGTGAGTGAGATAAAGGAACGCTACGGCGTTCCCGTAAACGTTCACACCCACTCCACTACGGGAATGGCGGTCGCAACGTACATCAAGGCCGTTGAAGCTGGAGCCGACTACATAGACACTGCCATAAGCCCGCTCGCCTTCGGAACCGCCCAGCCGGGCATACAGACCATCTGGCACGCCCTGCCCGAGGCCGTCGGGAGCCACCTCGACAGGGAGCTCATCCACGAGGTCTCACGCTACCTTAAGCAACTTCTCGATGAGAAGTACTCGGGAATGCTGCACAAGGAGGCCCTCATGGTGAACCCATACGTTCTGAAGTACCAGGTTCCGGGGGGAATGTACTCCAACCTCATCTCCCAGCTGAAGGAGATGAAAGCTTTAGATCGACTACAGGAGGTTCTGGAGGAGATTCCTCGCGTCAGGGAAGACCTCGGATGGCCGCCGCTGGTGACGCCGACCAGCCAGATAGTCGGAACGCAGGCGGTTCTCAACATCCTCTTTGGGAGGTACGAGAGGATAACGGAAGAGGTCAAGAACTACATCAGGGGGCTCTACGGAAGGCCGCCGGGGGAGATAAACCCCGAGTTGCGGGCAAAGGTTCTGGGGGAGGAGGAACCCATAACCGTAAGGCCAGGAGAGCTGCTCGAACCCGCGCTGGAGAAATGCAGGAAGGAGCTTGAGGAACTCGGCTACCTGGAGAGGGAGGAGGACGTCCTGACCTACTGCCTCTTCCCGCAGGTGGCGCTTGAGTTCTTCAGGGCGAGGAAGGAAGGCAGGATGAAGCCAGAGGTACCCCCGGCGGTTCAGAGGTTCAAGATTTACGTGGACGGGGTCGAGTTCGAGGTAGGAGTTGAGGGCGTTGACCTGAGCGCGCTCAGGTACCTGCCCCATGTGGCCGGAGTTTCGACTCCACCCAGCGCTCCAAAAACATCACCTGTGCCTGCGCCCGTTGCCGCCTCCGCTCCCGCTCCGGTTACTCCAGCAGCAACGCCCGCACCAGCCAGCGAGGGTGCCGTAACGGCCCCAATGCCCGGCAAGATTTTGAGAATCCTTGTCAAGGAGGAGGATGAAGTCAAAACCGGCCAGGGATTACTCGTCTTGGAAGCAATGAAAATGGAGAACGAGATTCCAGCACCAAAAGACGGAGTGGTTAAAAAAATCCTCGTCAAAGAAGGCGACACCGTGGACACCGGACAGGCACTCATAGAGCTCGAATAA
- a CDS encoding carbon starvation protein A, with amino-acid sequence MNSAVIVLLAGVIYLAMYFSYGKSLQSKVVKADPNRPTPAHKLYDGVDYVPAHPLVLYGHHFASIAGAGPIVGPALAMAWGWLPGLIWVWFGNVFIGAVHDYLALMSSVRYDGKSVQWIAGKLMSRKTGISFEVYIWFALLLVVAAFVAVTAKLLTVTPQAATATLLFLLVAVILGYLMYKVKMEFKMATIIGIILLIIAVWIGLKYPLIFVDGQTDPTSAAYTTAYHYWNIILMVYIIIAASLPVWILLQPRDYLNAYILWFGLLFGGIALIFLAKDFAAPAYTMWSANVIKGITADGSVPVASPFWPTIPLVIACGSLSGFHSLVGSGTTSKQLDNEIHGLMVGYGGMFTEGFLSTIVITSIAVYGVQLTGLSGDPTEWGLNYINVGGLGTFLGGYAKAVSEFYGVSETFGKTFATLWVSAFTLTSLDTATRLGRFAWQELFGMISDTSKGTMKLVTNKWVASIIIAGLGTYLAWGAGYKVIWPAFSAMNQMLASIAMMTAALWVAKVQRAGNWSWAVLIPALFLWITVTAAIIWYLIYVPMVGQYLIAVKGALVVSLLLNLLLAWDFWVAWKRPSEEYAASAA; translated from the coding sequence ATGAACTCTGCTGTAATAGTTCTTCTGGCCGGTGTTATATACCTGGCCATGTACTTCAGCTATGGCAAAAGCCTTCAGAGCAAGGTCGTCAAGGCCGACCCCAACCGGCCAACTCCAGCCCACAAACTCTACGACGGGGTTGACTACGTTCCGGCCCACCCGCTTGTCCTCTATGGCCACCACTTTGCGTCGATAGCGGGAGCAGGACCTATAGTGGGTCCAGCCCTGGCAATGGCATGGGGATGGCTTCCGGGACTCATATGGGTCTGGTTCGGAAACGTCTTCATCGGTGCGGTGCACGACTATCTGGCACTGATGTCATCGGTTCGCTACGATGGCAAGTCCGTCCAGTGGATCGCAGGGAAGCTCATGAGCAGGAAGACCGGCATATCCTTCGAGGTGTACATATGGTTCGCCCTGCTGCTCGTCGTCGCGGCCTTCGTTGCCGTCACCGCCAAGCTGCTCACAGTAACGCCCCAGGCAGCAACGGCGACGCTCCTATTCCTGCTCGTCGCGGTGATACTGGGATACCTTATGTACAAGGTCAAGATGGAGTTCAAGATGGCAACGATAATCGGCATCATCCTGCTCATCATAGCAGTGTGGATCGGCCTCAAGTACCCACTGATCTTCGTGGACGGCCAGACCGACCCGACCTCGGCCGCCTACACAACCGCATACCACTACTGGAACATAATCCTCATGGTTTACATCATAATTGCGGCCTCGCTTCCGGTGTGGATACTCCTCCAGCCCAGGGACTACCTCAACGCCTACATCCTGTGGTTCGGACTGCTCTTCGGCGGCATAGCCCTAATATTCCTGGCCAAGGACTTCGCTGCCCCGGCGTACACCATGTGGAGCGCCAACGTCATCAAGGGAATCACCGCCGACGGCTCCGTTCCGGTGGCGTCGCCCTTCTGGCCCACGATACCGCTCGTTATAGCATGCGGCTCTTTAAGCGGATTCCACTCGCTCGTGGGTTCAGGAACCACGTCAAAACAGCTCGACAATGAAATCCACGGCCTGATGGTGGGTTACGGTGGAATGTTCACAGAGGGATTCCTCTCCACCATAGTTATAACCTCCATAGCCGTCTACGGAGTCCAGCTTACCGGCCTCAGCGGCGATCCTACCGAGTGGGGACTCAACTACATCAACGTCGGTGGTCTCGGCACCTTCCTCGGAGGCTACGCCAAGGCAGTCAGCGAGTTCTACGGCGTCAGCGAGACCTTTGGAAAAACCTTCGCGACCCTCTGGGTCTCAGCATTCACCCTCACATCGCTCGATACTGCTACGAGGCTCGGCCGCTTCGCCTGGCAGGAACTCTTTGGAATGATCTCCGACACCAGCAAGGGCACCATGAAGCTCGTTACCAACAAGTGGGTCGCGTCGATAATCATCGCCGGCCTTGGAACGTACCTCGCCTGGGGAGCCGGCTACAAGGTCATCTGGCCGGCGTTCAGTGCGATGAACCAGATGCTCGCCAGTATCGCTATGATGACCGCTGCACTTTGGGTCGCAAAGGTCCAGAGGGCTGGAAACTGGAGCTGGGCGGTTCTAATACCTGCCCTCTTCCTCTGGATTACGGTGACGGCGGCGATAATCTGGTACCTCATCTACGTGCCGATGGTCGGCCAGTACCTCATAGCCGTCAAGGGTGCGCTCGTGGTCAGCCTGCTCCTCAACCTGCTCCTCGCCTGGGACTTCTGGGTCGCCTGGAAGAGACCGAGCGAGGAGTACGCCGCGAGCGCGGCCTGA
- the fba gene encoding class I fructose-bisphosphate aldolase — translation MDAYQNVGIKRRLGRFFRRDGRALIFAMDHGFEHGPTDFEEHWEHVNPRVIIRKVMRAGIDGVMMLPGLARIAGNDVKPDRGLMIKLTSKTNLRPKDDQLLQSQLAFVEDAIKLGADAIAATVYWGSPQEDVMMRQFAEIASYAHDLGFPVVQFAYPRGPYINEKYGRKEDYRVVMYGARAAVESGADMIKTYWTGSRETFAKVVDAAAGVPVLLSGGAKAENPLDFLKVVYDVVEAGGAGAVVGRNIFQRENPEPLIKALIRVIHRNEEPEEAAKAEGLI, via the coding sequence ATGGATGCATATCAGAACGTTGGCATTAAGAGGCGTCTCGGAAGGTTTTTCCGAAGGGATGGGAGGGCACTCATCTTCGCCATGGACCACGGCTTCGAGCACGGGCCGACAGACTTCGAGGAGCACTGGGAGCACGTTAACCCAAGGGTAATCATAAGGAAAGTTATGAGGGCTGGAATTGACGGCGTTATGATGCTCCCCGGTCTCGCGAGAATAGCCGGGAACGACGTGAAACCCGACAGAGGTTTGATGATAAAGCTCACCAGTAAGACGAACCTCCGCCCGAAGGACGACCAGCTCCTCCAGAGCCAGCTGGCTTTCGTTGAAGACGCGATAAAGCTCGGTGCAGACGCCATAGCGGCGACCGTTTACTGGGGCTCCCCCCAAGAGGATGTCATGATGCGCCAGTTCGCCGAGATAGCGAGCTACGCCCACGACCTCGGCTTCCCCGTTGTTCAGTTCGCTTATCCGCGCGGACCGTACATAAACGAGAAGTACGGCAGGAAAGAGGACTACCGCGTCGTCATGTACGGCGCCAGGGCTGCAGTCGAGAGCGGCGCTGACATGATAAAGACCTACTGGACAGGCTCGCGGGAGACCTTCGCCAAGGTGGTCGATGCCGCCGCCGGCGTTCCGGTTCTCCTGAGCGGCGGGGCGAAGGCCGAAAACCCCCTTGACTTCCTGAAGGTGGTCTACGACGTCGTTGAAGCCGGCGGAGCGGGGGCCGTCGTTGGGAGGAACATCTTCCAGCGCGAGAACCCAGAACCTTTAATAAAGGCCCTCATTAGGGTCATACACCGTAACGAGGAGCCTGAAGAAGCAGCAAAGGCAGAGGGGCTCATCTGA
- a CDS encoding AbrB/MazE/SpoVT family DNA-binding domain-containing protein, with protein sequence MIPLVSIRLKVGPKGQIVIPKVFREAYGINEGGEVIVEPTDKGLIIMPKKSKEELIKELLEWKHKKARGKPAKLGELRGTSLEDEFDEVWGIDE encoded by the coding sequence GTGATACCATTGGTTAGTATCCGTCTGAAGGTCGGCCCAAAAGGACAGATAGTCATTCCAAAGGTCTTCAGAGAAGCTTACGGGATAAATGAAGGTGGAGAAGTCATAGTCGAGCCTACCGATAAGGGACTGATAATTATGCCCAAGAAAAGCAAAGAAGAACTGATTAAAGAGCTCCTCGAATGGAAGCACAAGAAAGCCAGGGGAAAGCCCGCCAAACTCGGAGAGCTCAGGGGGACAAGCCTTGAAGACGAGTTCGACGAGGTCTGGGGGATTGACGAATGA
- a CDS encoding iron-sulfur cluster assembly protein, producing the protein MESEEIYERLKRVKEPITGADIVSLGLVEAVTVDEDGVRVYLRLSEGLHHPFQNALSWPVRWRIVRDIVAALDDVAGLEILDARTLERYYPLEED; encoded by the coding sequence TTGGAGAGTGAAGAAATCTACGAGAGGCTTAAAAGGGTGAAGGAACCCATAACCGGGGCGGATATAGTGAGCCTCGGGCTCGTCGAGGCCGTCACCGTCGATGAAGATGGTGTAAGGGTATACCTCCGGCTCTCCGAAGGTCTTCACCACCCGTTTCAGAACGCCCTCAGCTGGCCCGTTCGCTGGCGGATCGTAAGGGACATCGTCGCTGCCCTCGATGATGTCGCTGGTCTTGAGATACTCGACGCACGAACCCTCGAAAGATACTATCCGCTGGAGGAGGATTGA
- a CDS encoding type II toxin-antitoxin system VapC family toxin: MKLFIDTNLFVYLLTKTPEDERKIIEFYAELIENHDLYTSPLVLDETIHVAKKKYGVPYELSIEFIDEKVLPYVEVLPLTVFDYLTARGIILKYNLRPSDALHIAVIENNGLQAVVSEDEDFDVLPLKRLWLGD, encoded by the coding sequence ATGAAGCTCTTTATAGATACAAACCTCTTCGTTTACCTCCTAACCAAGACGCCCGAAGACGAGAGAAAGATAATTGAGTTCTACGCCGAACTGATTGAAAATCATGACCTTTACACAAGTCCGCTGGTTCTTGACGAGACCATCCACGTTGCAAAAAAGAAATACGGCGTCCCTTACGAGCTTTCGATTGAGTTCATAGACGAAAAGGTTCTCCCTTACGTTGAAGTTCTCCCCCTGACCGTCTTTGATTACCTGACAGCCAGGGGGATAATCCTCAAGTACAACCTCCGCCCCTCCGATGCCCTTCACATTGCGGTTATAGAGAACAATGGCCTTCAGGCGGTAGTGAGTGAAGATGAAGACTTTGACGTTCTCCCACTAAAAAGGCTCTGGTTGGGTGATTGA
- a CDS encoding SDR family oxidoreductase, with protein sequence MRNKLIVVTGGAGFIGSHIAWELSKDNEVIVIDNLYTGKEENVPPGAKLVQADIRDYESIAELISHADYVFHEAAQVSVVESVRDPIFTEEVNVIGTLNILKALLEGHGKLVFASSAAVYGDNPNLPLKESERPKPLSPYGVTKAAAEEYLRVFNELYGVPTVALRYFNVFGPRQSANQYAGVISIFINRALKNEPLVIFGDGKQTRDFIYVKDVVRANILAAESRRSNGKVFNVATGRQTTILELAMKIIEITGANSSVLFDKPRPGDIRHSLADISEIKGLGFEPKFSLEEGLKKTVEWYAMAHRMGG encoded by the coding sequence ATGAGAAACAAGCTGATAGTCGTTACGGGTGGGGCTGGCTTCATAGGCTCCCACATCGCATGGGAGCTCAGCAAGGACAACGAAGTCATAGTCATCGACAACCTCTACACCGGGAAGGAGGAGAACGTCCCCCCTGGGGCGAAGTTAGTTCAGGCTGACATAAGGGACTACGAATCAATAGCCGAGCTGATAAGTCACGCAGATTATGTTTTCCACGAGGCGGCCCAGGTGAGCGTCGTTGAGAGCGTCAGAGACCCGATTTTCACCGAGGAAGTCAACGTCATCGGCACGCTCAACATTCTGAAAGCCCTTCTGGAAGGTCACGGGAAGCTGGTCTTTGCCTCCTCCGCGGCTGTCTACGGGGACAATCCAAACCTGCCCCTGAAGGAATCCGAGAGACCAAAACCGCTTTCACCGTATGGAGTGACTAAGGCAGCAGCTGAAGAGTACCTGCGGGTCTTCAACGAGCTCTACGGAGTTCCAACCGTTGCACTGCGCTACTTCAACGTCTTCGGGCCAAGACAGAGCGCCAACCAGTACGCGGGCGTTATAAGCATCTTCATCAACCGCGCCCTGAAGAACGAGCCGCTCGTCATCTTCGGAGACGGCAAACAGACGAGGGACTTTATCTATGTGAAGGACGTCGTTAGGGCAAACATACTCGCCGCCGAGAGCCGTAGGAGCAACGGAAAGGTTTTCAACGTCGCAACCGGAAGGCAGACGACAATCCTAGAGCTGGCGATGAAGATAATCGAGATAACCGGCGCTAACAGTTCAGTACTCTTCGACAAGCCCAGACCCGGAGACATAAGGCACAGCCTCGCGGATATAAGCGAGATCAAGGGGCTCGGCTTTGAACCGAAGTTCTCGCTAGAGGAAGGATTGAAAAAGACGGTGGAGTGGTACGCTATGGCCCATCGGATGGGAGGGTGA